The following nucleotide sequence is from Synergistaceae bacterium.
AACGGAGGCGCAGTTCGAGCGAGTCCTCGAATTTCTGGAAGAGGCAGAGATCGACAGAGTGGGGGCGTTCATGTACTCCCCGGAGGAGGGGACAAAGGCCGCGCTCATGGCTGGACAGGTTCCAGACGAGGTCAAAGAGGAGCGGTACAGCCGGTTGATGGGGGCACAGTCTCAAATTGCTCAAGAACGTGGTGAACTCTTCGTCGGAAAGACTCTACGTGTCCTGGTCGAGGAGACCGACCAGGGAAACGCTTCGGCTTATGGCCGTTCTTACCGTGACGCTCCGGAGGTGGATGGCGTGGTCTTTCTGGAAAATGGAGGGTCTCTCGTTCCTGGTTCTTGGGTGGACGCGAGTATTCAGGCTGCCATGGGACACGATCTTTTTGCCTTTTTGCCCAACCAATCGCCGGCTCCTTTAGGTCACCCTTTTCTAGGATTGTCATAATGACAACCTCGCGATTTTCCGCCGCTGTGGCGACCGTGGGCGGGGTGGGATATCTGACGAAAATGCCTGGCACAATGGGGTCCGCCGTGGCTTGCGCGCTTTATTTACTTTTTCCCATCCCGTGGTGGGGGATTCTCATAGTCGCGCTTCTGGGAGTTTTTTGCTCCGACGTTTACTCCAAGGCAAATGAGGTGTTGGATCCGGGCGAGGTTGTGATCGATGAGGTAGTGGGCATGTGGATCTCCCTGGCGGGGTTA
It contains:
- a CDS encoding phosphatidylglycerophosphatase A, which codes for MTTSRFSAAVATVGGVGYLTKMPGTMGSAVACALYLLFPIPWWGILIVALLGVFCSDVYSKANEVLDPGEVVIDEVVGMWISLAGLPPGCALAAFLLFRIVDIVKPGPVGKVEKLPGGWGIMADDVVGGILTNSILRIILRMF